A stretch of Mya arenaria isolate MELC-2E11 chromosome 14, ASM2691426v1 DNA encodes these proteins:
- the LOC128218167 gene encoding uncharacterized protein LOC128218167 gives MIGYTTALYALVAATLVIAGQDELVKCTPGVYEIIGKVDCTGYFLCVFGKAIEMPPCPSGAVFSFTSRVCVPKGSIYDDCKKTTDRSGSKTTVSPDRGHLSPEERCNLDGGVFPHPTECQVFYNCSVRYTPEIPRFFEQHLVECPYPQLFNTETKQCDHFENVKCGTRTEFKNGCQYKSNMCGSSHCIPCNVRLPSCVGKRDGINVHPVKLWSPFYVVCYKERTVKEDRCQVDENGRTQLFHPEKNECVSLDMIPRAHGGIMPECGTKVDGFYLDDFGRCDRYVHCQGGKYIGTIKCAVGEAFDGMKGGCVPKEKACGPCGRLVHC, from the exons ATGATTGGATACACCACAGCATTGTATGCTTTGGTCGCCGCAACATTAGTAATTGCTGGCCAAGACGAACTCGTGAAATGCACTCCGGGTGTATATGAGATCATCGGAAAGGTCGACTGTACGGGCTACTTCTTGTGTGTGTTCGGTAAGGCCATTGAGATGCCGCCTTGTCCATCTGGCGCTGTGTTCAGCTTCACCTCCAGAGTTTGTGTACCTAAAGGTTCTATTTACGATGACTGCAAGAAAACAACAGATAGAAGCGGCAGCAAAACGACCGTATCGCCTGATCGAG GGCATCTTAGCCCAGAGGAACGATGTAATTTAGACGGTGGCGTGTTCCCTCACCCCACAGAATGCCAAGTCTTCTACAACTGTAGTGTCCGTTACACACCAGAGATTCCCCGATTCTTTGAACAACATCTGGTTGAATGTCCGTACCCCCAGCTGTTCAACACAGAGACCAAACAATGTGACCATTTTGAGAATGTCAAATGTGGAACCAGGACGGAATTTAAAAATGGAT GTCAATACAAAAGCAATATGTGCGGCAGTTCCCATTGTATCCCTTGTAACGTCCGACTACCAAGCTGTGTAGGTAAACGTGATGGAATAAACGTGCACCCAGTCAAACTATGGAGTCCATTCTACGTCGTTTGTTACAAGGAGCGCACAGTCAAAGAGGATCGATGCCAAGTTGACGAAAACGGTCGAACACAGTTATTCCATCCGGAAAAGAACGAATGCGTTTCATTGGATATGATTCCTCGAGCACATGGAGGAATAATGCCCGAATGCGGTACAAAAGTAGACGGGTTTTATCTGGACGATTTCGGACGATGTGATCGTTACGTTCATTGCCAGGGAGGAAAATACATTGGCACGATCAAATGTGCTGTAGGAGAAGCGTTTGATGGTATGAAAGGCGGATGCGTTCCGAAAGAGAAAGCATGTGGACCCTGTGGGAGACTCGTACATTg CTAA
- the LOC128218018 gene encoding uncharacterized protein LOC128218018, whose protein sequence is MIGYTTALFALVAGTLVIAGHDELVQCTPGVYQIIGKADCTGFFMCVFGKKVEMPPCPASSVFSSSANVCVPKGSMYDDCKKTTEGGGGHMPVLPDLGSLSPKERCKMFGGVFPHPTECQVFYNCSVSYTHAFFEQHLVECPYPQLFNTDTKQCDHFENVKCGSRTEFKDGCQYRSNQCPVSHCRPCSVDLPSCVGKPDGINVHQVKLWSPFYAVCYKERTIKVDRCQADVNGRAQLFHPERNECVSLDMIPREHGGLMPECGTKVDGFYQDVFGRCDQYVRCQGGKYIGTVKCAVGEVFDGTKGGCVPQEKACGPCGRNDHC, encoded by the exons ATGATTGGATACACAACAGCGTTGTTTGCTTTGGTCGCCGGAACTTTGGTCATTGCTGGCCACGACGAACTCGTGCAATGCACACCGGGTGTATATCAGATCATCGGAAAGGCCGACTGTACGGGCTTCTTCATGTGCGTGTTTGGGAAAAAAGTCGAGATGCCGCCTTGTCCTGCTAGCTCGGTGTTTAGCTCCAGCGCTAACGTTTGTGTTCCCAAAGGTTCAATGTATGATGACTGCAAGAAAACAACAGAAGGAGGCGGAGGTCACATGCCAGTGCTGCCCGACCTAG GATCTCTTAGTCCAAAGGAACGATGCAAAATGTTTGGAGGCGTGTTTCCCCACCCCACGGAATGTCAAGTCTTCTACAACTGCAGTGTTAGTTATACACACGCGTTCTTCGAGCAACACCTTGTTGAATGTCCCTACCCTCAACTTTTCAACACCGACACCAAACAGTGTGACCATTTTGAGAATGTAAAATGTGGAAGCAGGACAGAGTTCAAGGATGGAT GCCAATACAGATCCAACCAGTGTCCCGTTTCCCACTGTAGACCCTGCAGTGTCGACCTCCCAAGCTGTGTAGGCAAACCTGACGGAATAAATGTTCACCAAGTCAAACTTTGGAGTCCATTCTACGCCGTATGCTACAAAGAACGCACGATCAAAGTGGATCGATGCCAAGCTGACGTAAATGGCCGAGCACAGTTGTTCCATCCGGAAAGGAACGAATGCGTTTCATTGGATATGATTCCTCGAGAACATGGGGGATTGATGCCCGAGTGCGGTACGAAAGTAGACGGGTTTTATCAGGATGTGTTTGGGCGATGTGACCAGTACGTGCGTTGTCAGGGAGGAAAATATATTGGCACGGTGAAATGTGCGGTTGGAGAGGTGTTCGATGGCACAAAGGGCGGCTGCGTTCCGCAAGAGAAAGCATGCGGACCCTGCGGAAGAAATGACCATTG CTGA